The Chryseobacterium geocarposphaerae genome has a window encoding:
- a CDS encoding sensor histidine kinase, translated as MNNKFIPIISVFMTISLIVFVTLQFYWLKGYYGALEQEFTNKVYSALESTSKTIGEIEVEKYLNEDFKNFRKNILANSDQPSLTTIQQVEDSGTQRQIIYSKNIIEKTQLPISPKGDSIKLTTLYTDEAAYKLKRDTTNREPLTADINQDIETGDYSMKEYVKVYGNNLPITKRVDQKVLDSVITKELKIRGITASFGYGIVDKNNKLTSIANKIYKEKKDNNFYNYPLFTDKKDRTIYGLTLVFPKKEYSLAMNNWPMLLGTFLSLLTILGIYIISINYMMRQKKLAEVKTDFINNMSHEFKTPLATISVATDSLANDKIATNPDKVKYYSELIKQENLRMKKQVENVLNMSKLERNEVKLFLKETNVRELIKKTTESFNLIVQQRNGTLNQEFNATNYTFKIDEFHISNMLVNLLDNANKYSPETPEITIKTRNEGHFYVIEVSDKGMGMETQNKTKIFEKFFREETGNIHNVKGQGLGLSYVKKIVELHKGQIIVDSHKGSGSTFTIKLPMS; from the coding sequence ATGAATAACAAATTCATCCCAATAATTTCAGTGTTTATGACGATTTCACTGATCGTTTTTGTCACACTCCAATTTTATTGGCTGAAAGGTTATTATGGAGCCTTAGAACAGGAATTCACCAATAAAGTCTATTCTGCTCTGGAAAGTACCTCAAAAACTATTGGCGAAATTGAAGTTGAAAAATATCTGAATGAAGATTTTAAAAATTTCAGAAAAAATATTTTAGCCAACAGCGACCAACCTTCTTTAACAACAATACAGCAAGTAGAAGATTCCGGAACACAACGGCAGATCATCTACTCTAAAAATATTATTGAAAAAACGCAATTGCCCATTTCTCCAAAAGGCGACTCCATTAAACTTACTACTTTATACACTGATGAGGCAGCATACAAGCTGAAAAGAGACACCACCAACCGGGAGCCTCTTACCGCGGATATCAATCAGGATATTGAAACGGGTGATTATTCTATGAAAGAATATGTAAAAGTCTATGGAAATAATCTTCCGATTACGAAAAGAGTAGATCAAAAAGTTCTTGACTCTGTGATTACCAAAGAGCTTAAAATCAGAGGGATCACTGCTAGTTTTGGGTACGGAATCGTAGACAAAAACAACAAACTAACGAGTATCGCCAACAAAATATATAAAGAGAAAAAAGACAATAATTTCTACAACTACCCTCTTTTCACCGATAAAAAGGACAGAACCATTTATGGCTTAACTTTAGTTTTCCCGAAAAAGGAATATTCTTTAGCCATGAACAACTGGCCGATGCTTTTAGGAACCTTTCTTTCACTGCTAACGATTTTAGGAATTTATATTATTTCCATCAATTATATGATGAGGCAGAAAAAACTGGCAGAAGTGAAAACGGACTTCATCAACAATATGTCTCATGAGTTTAAAACTCCATTGGCAACGATTTCGGTGGCAACAGATTCATTAGCTAATGATAAAATTGCGACCAATCCTGATAAGGTAAAATACTATTCTGAATTGATCAAACAGGAGAACCTGAGGATGAAAAAGCAGGTGGAAAATGTCTTGAATATGTCGAAGCTTGAACGGAATGAAGTCAAATTATTCTTAAAGGAAACCAATGTAAGAGAGCTGATTAAAAAGACAACAGAATCTTTCAACCTGATCGTTCAGCAAAGAAACGGAACCCTTAATCAAGAATTTAATGCTACAAACTACACGTTTAAAATAGATGAATTCCACATTTCCAATATGCTGGTGAACCTTTTGGATAATGCCAATAAATACTCACCGGAGACGCCGGAAATTACAATTAAAACAAGAAACGAGGGACATTTCTATGTGATTGAAGTTTCAGACAAAGGAATGGGAATGGAAACCCAGAATAAAACGAAGATTTTCGAAAAGTTCTTCAGAGAAGAAACCGGAAATATTCATAATGTGAAAGGACAAGGTTTGGGACTTTCTTATGTAAAGAAAATTGTAGAGCTTCATAAAGGACAAATCATTGTAGATTCTCACAAAGGAAGCGGAAGTACATTTACCATTAAACTTCCGATGAGCTAA
- a CDS encoding response regulator transcription factor, producing MSNRILLVEDDQSFGAVLKDYLTINNFEVTLATDGEQGLKEFTENEFDICIFDVMMPKKDGFSLAEDVKKIDKNTPIIFLTARNMREDILKGYQLGADDYITKPFDTELLLYKIKAILQRSSTLENEEQEQFKISNIFFDSMLRQLRVGDNEYKLSPKENELLKLLCLHRNDFMPRDLALRKIWKKENYFTARSMDVYIAKLRKLLKDDEGLEIINVHGEGFRLLVKN from the coding sequence ATGAGCAACAGAATATTATTAGTAGAGGACGATCAGAGTTTCGGGGCAGTGTTGAAGGATTATTTGACAATAAATAATTTCGAAGTTACTCTTGCCACAGATGGTGAACAAGGCTTGAAAGAATTTACAGAAAACGAATTCGACATCTGTATCTTCGACGTGATGATGCCTAAAAAAGACGGTTTTTCATTGGCGGAAGACGTTAAAAAGATAGATAAAAATACCCCGATCATTTTCCTGACTGCAAGAAATATGAGAGAAGATATTTTAAAAGGATACCAATTGGGAGCTGATGATTATATTACAAAACCATTTGATACCGAACTTCTTTTATACAAAATCAAAGCTATCCTTCAAAGAAGCTCTACGCTAGAAAATGAAGAGCAGGAACAGTTTAAGATCAGCAATATTTTCTTTGATTCTATGTTGAGACAGCTAAGAGTTGGAGATAATGAATATAAACTATCTCCAAAAGAGAACGAGCTTCTGAAACTTCTTTGCCTTCACAGAAATGATTTCATGCCAAGAGATCTTGCCTTGAGAAAAATCTGGAAAAAAGAGAACTACTTCACGGCAAGAAGTATGGACGTTTATATTGCAAAGCTTCGTAAACTTTTAAAAGATGACGAAGGATTGGAAATTATCAACGTACATGGGGAAGGATTTAGACTACTGGTAAAAAACTAG
- a CDS encoding TonB-dependent receptor domain-containing protein, producing MKSYISRIILGVFLLSTQFIFAQHLSKSQFKVKGNCDMCKERIETTARKAGAKTAVYSIDLQTLTLETDNTASTDNIIKKVAEAGHDNEKFKATDATYEALPGCCHYERDLHAKPLENHDHHSKKENEFYVKGNCESCKARIEKAAKDAGADSAEWNAETQTVILNFNSEKTSSDTILKKIAEVGHDNEKYKSNDNTYKNLPACCLYDRNIPFGETNPKVHTEEGTASEHADHNQNNITNENHDNQEKQIEGVIVTGSKAATSLSKKEAGLVFNIDKKELLKAACCNLSESFETNATVDVSFSNAVTGTKQLKMLGLDQKYTSLTKELLPEIRGLASAYGLNFIPGRWIESIQLTKGGSTVTNGYESITGQINTELLKNAEKPETSLNLFADFNGRAEANITSVSPINDKWSQTFLLHGNGTFGDTDMNDDGFLDRPKGTQLNAAYLLNYNDLEKSGLGSHFGINFIKDERTSGQIGFDKKIPQEKQSLYGVGIDISRFQVWNKTGYVFKGKPYQSLGWMNQYTYHQQDSFFGLRNYSGKQHTYYSNLIFESILGNTNHKYKAGASFLYDGYDETYLTNNFKRNEIVPGAFAEYTLTGLKYTLVAGARIDFHNLAGTQFTPRLNFKYDFTPQTILRLSAGRGFRTANIFAESQQYFASNRNIQILQNGGNIYGLKPEIAWNYGASLQQEFKIFGRKSTIVADFFRTDFQDQVMVDLDRSPQQLTFYNLDGKSFANSFQTQWDFTPFKNFDVRLAYKYYDVQADYIDGRREVPFMAKHRGFVNLAYSTNKNNNGGFWSFDTTLNWVGKQRLPNTSSNPEEFQLPSYSESYAVLNAQISRNFNKKIRAYLGGENLTSYYQKNAIVDFKNPFGNYFDGGMVYAPIMKANFYVGLDVTF from the coding sequence ATGAAATCATATATTTCCAGGATTATTCTTGGTGTATTCTTACTATCTACACAATTTATATTTGCTCAACATCTTTCTAAAAGCCAGTTTAAAGTTAAAGGAAACTGTGATATGTGCAAGGAAAGAATTGAAACCACCGCCAGAAAAGCCGGTGCTAAAACAGCAGTATATTCTATTGATCTTCAGACATTAACCTTAGAGACAGATAATACCGCTTCCACTGACAACATCATAAAAAAAGTAGCTGAGGCAGGTCATGACAATGAAAAATTTAAAGCCACAGATGCTACATATGAAGCACTCCCCGGATGTTGCCATTACGAAAGAGATTTACATGCAAAACCGCTTGAAAATCACGATCATCATTCAAAAAAAGAGAATGAATTCTATGTAAAAGGAAACTGCGAATCATGCAAAGCAAGAATTGAAAAAGCAGCGAAAGACGCAGGAGCAGACTCTGCCGAATGGAATGCAGAAACACAAACTGTTATTTTGAATTTTAATTCTGAAAAAACTTCCTCAGATACAATTTTAAAGAAAATTGCAGAAGTTGGCCACGATAATGAAAAGTATAAATCCAACGACAATACCTACAAAAATCTGCCTGCGTGTTGCCTTTATGACAGAAACATTCCTTTTGGAGAAACGAACCCGAAGGTTCACACAGAAGAAGGTACAGCATCTGAGCATGCCGATCACAACCAGAATAATATCACAAACGAGAATCATGACAATCAAGAAAAACAGATCGAAGGAGTTATCGTTACCGGATCAAAAGCAGCAACTTCTTTAAGCAAAAAAGAAGCTGGATTGGTTTTTAATATTGATAAAAAAGAATTATTAAAAGCCGCTTGCTGTAATTTATCCGAAAGCTTTGAAACCAATGCTACCGTTGATGTTTCTTTCAGCAACGCTGTGACCGGAACAAAACAATTGAAAATGTTAGGTTTAGATCAAAAATACACGAGCCTAACGAAAGAATTATTACCCGAAATCAGAGGGCTAGCTTCTGCTTACGGATTGAATTTCATCCCCGGAAGATGGATTGAAAGCATTCAGCTTACCAAAGGCGGAAGTACAGTAACCAACGGCTACGAAAGCATTACAGGACAAATCAATACAGAGTTGTTGAAAAATGCAGAAAAACCCGAGACTTCATTAAATCTTTTTGCCGATTTCAACGGAAGAGCAGAAGCCAACATCACAAGCGTTTCACCCATCAACGATAAATGGTCACAAACATTCCTGCTTCACGGAAACGGAACTTTCGGAGATACAGACATGAATGACGATGGATTTCTGGACAGACCCAAAGGAACTCAATTAAATGCAGCTTATTTATTAAATTACAATGATTTAGAGAAATCAGGTTTAGGTTCGCATTTTGGAATTAATTTCATTAAAGACGAAAGAACTTCCGGGCAAATAGGGTTTGACAAAAAAATCCCTCAAGAAAAACAATCGCTTTATGGTGTTGGAATCGATATTTCAAGATTTCAGGTTTGGAATAAAACAGGATATGTTTTTAAAGGAAAACCTTACCAAAGTTTAGGCTGGATGAACCAATATACGTATCATCAGCAAGACAGCTTCTTTGGATTAAGAAACTACTCAGGAAAGCAGCACACATATTATTCAAACTTGATTTTTGAAAGTATTTTAGGAAATACGAACCATAAATATAAAGCCGGAGCAAGTTTTCTATACGATGGTTACGATGAAACGTATTTAACCAACAATTTTAAAAGAAACGAAATCGTTCCCGGAGCTTTTGCAGAATATACGTTGACAGGCTTAAAATATACTTTGGTAGCAGGAGCAAGAATTGATTTCCACAATCTGGCGGGAACACAATTCACACCCAGATTGAATTTTAAATATGATTTTACCCCTCAAACTATTTTGAGGCTTTCTGCGGGAAGAGGCTTCAGAACAGCAAATATTTTTGCGGAAAGCCAGCAATATTTTGCATCAAACAGAAACATTCAGATTTTACAGAATGGCGGAAATATTTACGGTTTAAAGCCGGAAATTGCCTGGAATTACGGAGCGAGTTTACAACAGGAATTTAAAATCTTCGGAAGAAAATCTACAATTGTGGCAGACTTTTTCAGAACCGATTTCCAGGATCAGGTGATGGTGGATTTGGATCGTTCGCCTCAGCAATTAACTTTTTATAATTTAGATGGAAAATCTTTCGCCAATTCGTTTCAGACGCAGTGGGATTTTACACCCTTTAAGAATTTTGATGTAAGATTAGCTTATAAATATTATGATGTTCAGGCTGATTATATAGACGGGAGACGCGAAGTTCCGTTCATGGCAAAACACAGAGGTTTTGTGAATCTGGCGTATTCAACCAACAAAAATAACAACGGTGGATTCTGGAGCTTTGATACAACATTAAACTGGGTTGGAAAGCAAAGGCTTCCAAATACCTCATCAAATCCTGAAGAGTTTCAGTTACCCTCCTATTCTGAATCCTATGCTGTTTTAAATGCACAGATTTCAAGGAATTTCAATAAAAAAATCAGAGCATATTTAGGTGGCGAGAACCTGACATCTTACTATCAAAAAAATGCGATTGTCGATTTTAAAAATCCTTTCGGGAATTATTTTGATGGCGGAATGGTGTATGCTCCGATTATGAAGGCAAATTTTTACGTCGGACTTGACGTAACATTTTAA
- a CDS encoding helix-turn-helix domain-containing protein yields the protein MSQTLIFEDNYKKLGFETFSEHNLQTFKDSNYKSEIKVFYVPSGYELTVDFKHYATENPVLFFLTNQHLNVESGIEESHLLYYNRDFYCIQIHDKEVACDGILFHNVFEIPFVELDENENFIIQNLFQNIKDELEWKDSSAEEMIRTYVKQIIIRATRKWKKQNLDNNEIKIPSNELDVFRDFSRHLEIHFRKKHNVADYADLLHIAPKTLTHKFKNLNLESPNQFIINRILLEAKRLLFYTDKPVKEIAYDLGYEDPAYFNRLFTNKIGSTPANFKKNYTSGKKYNI from the coding sequence ATGTCACAGACACTTATCTTTGAAGACAACTACAAGAAGCTGGGTTTCGAAACTTTTTCCGAACATAATCTGCAAACGTTTAAAGACTCCAACTATAAATCTGAAATTAAAGTCTTCTATGTTCCTTCCGGCTACGAACTGACAGTAGATTTTAAACATTATGCAACAGAGAATCCCGTTTTATTTTTTTTGACCAACCAACATTTGAACGTTGAAAGTGGTATAGAAGAATCTCATCTTTTATATTACAACCGCGATTTCTACTGTATCCAGATTCATGACAAGGAAGTAGCCTGCGACGGAATTCTTTTTCACAATGTCTTTGAAATCCCTTTTGTTGAGTTGGATGAAAATGAAAACTTCATCATTCAAAATCTATTTCAAAACATTAAAGACGAACTGGAATGGAAAGATTCTTCTGCGGAAGAAATGATCCGGACTTACGTTAAACAAATTATCATCCGTGCCACCAGAAAATGGAAAAAGCAAAATCTTGATAACAACGAAATAAAAATTCCGAGCAACGAATTGGATGTGTTCCGTGATTTCAGCCGACATCTGGAAATTCATTTCAGGAAAAAACACAATGTAGCTGATTATGCAGATTTACTGCACATCGCACCGAAAACATTAACTCACAAATTCAAAAATTTAAACCTTGAATCTCCGAACCAGTTTATCATTAACAGGATTCTGTTGGAAGCCAAAAGACTTTTATTTTATACCGATAAACCCGTGAAAGAGATTGCCTATGATTTAGGCTATGAAGATCCGGCTTATTTTAATCGTCTTTTTACCAATAAAATCGGAAGCACTCCGGCAAACTTTAAGAAAAATTACACTTCGGGAAAAAAGTACAATATTTAA
- a CDS encoding OsmC family protein, producing MRRNATAVWNGTIKEGNGHITTQSTTLNQTQYSFNSRFADGVGTNPEELLAAAHAGCFTMKLSAELSQAGYTPEELTTKSVITLDPNIGKITKSELTLTAKVPGISEEEFQKYAKIAEEGCPVSAAFNFEITLEATLAN from the coding sequence ATGAGACGTAACGCAACAGCCGTTTGGAACGGTACCATCAAAGAAGGAAACGGACACATCACTACTCAAAGTACAACATTAAACCAAACTCAATATTCTTTCAACAGCCGTTTTGCTGACGGCGTGGGAACAAATCCTGAAGAATTATTGGCTGCAGCTCACGCAGGGTGTTTCACCATGAAATTGAGCGCAGAACTTTCTCAGGCAGGTTACACTCCTGAAGAATTGACTACAAAATCAGTCATCACTTTAGATCCGAATATCGGAAAAATCACAAAATCTGAATTGACCTTAACTGCAAAAGTTCCGGGAATTTCTGAAGAAGAATTCCAGAAATATGCTAAAATTGCAGAGGAAGGTTGTCCTGTAAGTGCGGCTTTCAACTTTGAAATTACTTTGGAAGCTACTTTGGCAAACTAA
- a CDS encoding TetR/AcrR family transcriptional regulator: MSKAEKTKQFIIEKTASLFNTKGYTSTSLSDITEATGLTKGSIYGNFENKDEVALEVYKYNANVLKKNMSRSFGEEFPTTVDKLHAFVAFYRKNWRSVFLNGGCPLMNAATEADDTFPNLKKQVTQSFGEWISKISQVIVQGQKNGELNEKADAEEYASLFIMLIEGGILLSKTTGNQKFLNQALDKVLNIIDNELNKLPS, from the coding sequence ATGTCAAAAGCAGAAAAGACCAAACAATTCATTATTGAAAAAACGGCATCTTTGTTTAACACCAAAGGCTATACTTCTACGTCCCTTTCGGATATCACGGAAGCAACGGGATTAACAAAAGGAAGCATTTATGGCAATTTCGAAAACAAGGATGAGGTAGCATTGGAAGTGTATAAATACAATGCAAATGTGCTGAAGAAAAATATGTCCCGTTCTTTCGGAGAAGAATTTCCGACGACAGTAGACAAACTGCATGCTTTTGTAGCCTTTTACAGGAAAAATTGGCGTTCGGTATTCTTAAACGGGGGTTGTCCCCTGATGAATGCAGCCACTGAAGCTGATGATACCTTCCCAAATTTAAAAAAACAAGTTACCCAATCTTTTGGAGAATGGATCTCTAAAATTTCACAGGTTATTGTCCAAGGTCAGAAAAATGGAGAGTTGAATGAAAAAGCTGACGCAGAAGAATATGCTTCCTTGTTTATTATGCTGATTGAAGGTGGAATCTTATTATCAAAAACTACCGGGAATCAGAAATTTTTAAATCAGGCTTTAGACAAGGTTCTCAATATTATAGACAACGAACTAAACAAACTTCCATCATAA
- a CDS encoding acetyl-CoA C-acetyltransferase, with protein METKKVAIVGYNRIPFARINTAYADKGNQDLLVSALNGLINRYNLKGKLLGEVAGGAVIKHISESNLIRESVMETFLDPATPACDLQQACDTGIEAAVYIGNKIALGQIESGIACGVEAMSNIPFESSPRLRKALLKANKEKSAFGKIKQLLSPKLKDWMPIPYKGQEPKTGLVMGGHTEITAKYYEISREDQDELAFKSHQNMAKAYDEGFFNDMITPAFGLNTDNNLRRDTSLEKLASLKPAFDKQNGTLTAGNSTPFTDGASAVLLASEEWAKENNLPILAYITFSEVAGIEYVENKQNLLLAPIFAADRMLKKAGMSLEDFDYYEIHEAFAAQVLATLKIWENDDLAKKFGLEKALGKIDRNKLNVKGGSLAVAHPFAATGGRIIGTLAKLLHEKGSGKGFISICAARGQGVTMILEK; from the coding sequence ATGGAAACAAAAAAAGTGGCAATTGTAGGATATAACAGAATTCCGTTTGCCAGAATCAATACAGCATATGCAGACAAAGGAAATCAGGACTTACTGGTTTCAGCTTTGAATGGCCTTATCAATCGTTATAACCTTAAAGGGAAACTCTTGGGCGAAGTTGCCGGAGGTGCGGTGATTAAACATATATCTGAAAGCAACCTTATCAGAGAATCCGTTATGGAAACTTTTCTTGATCCTGCAACTCCTGCATGCGATCTTCAACAAGCTTGTGATACAGGAATTGAAGCGGCGGTCTATATCGGAAATAAGATTGCTTTAGGCCAGATTGAGAGCGGAATTGCTTGCGGTGTTGAAGCGATGAGCAACATTCCTTTTGAATCTTCTCCGAGATTGAGAAAAGCTTTATTAAAAGCCAATAAAGAAAAATCTGCCTTCGGAAAAATCAAGCAATTATTAAGTCCGAAACTGAAAGACTGGATGCCGATTCCTTACAAAGGTCAGGAGCCGAAAACCGGTTTGGTCATGGGCGGTCACACAGAAATTACCGCAAAATATTATGAAATTTCTCGCGAAGATCAGGATGAATTGGCATTTAAAAGTCACCAAAATATGGCAAAAGCCTATGACGAAGGCTTCTTCAATGATATGATTACACCTGCTTTTGGTTTAAATACGGACAATAACCTTCGCCGTGATACCAGCTTGGAAAAACTGGCTTCATTAAAACCAGCTTTTGACAAACAAAACGGAACGTTGACAGCCGGAAACTCAACGCCTTTTACCGATGGAGCTTCTGCGGTTTTATTGGCAAGCGAAGAATGGGCAAAGGAGAATAATTTACCAATTTTAGCCTATATCACCTTTTCGGAAGTTGCCGGAATTGAATATGTTGAGAATAAACAAAACCTTCTTCTTGCTCCAATTTTCGCAGCCGACAGAATGTTGAAAAAAGCAGGAATGAGCCTGGAAGATTTTGATTATTATGAAATTCATGAAGCGTTTGCGGCGCAGGTTTTGGCCACCTTAAAAATCTGGGAAAATGATGATCTGGCTAAAAAATTCGGACTGGAAAAAGCATTAGGTAAAATCGACAGAAATAAATTAAACGTAAAGGGCGGAAGCTTGGCTGTAGCCCACCCTTTCGCAGCAACAGGAGGAAGAATCATCGGGACATTGGCAAAATTACTCCATGAAAAAGGCAGCGGAAAAGGTTTTATTTCGATCTGTGCCGCTCGTGGACAGGGAGTAACAATGATCTTAGAAAAATAA
- a CDS encoding PaaI family thioesterase has protein sequence MDRVAQLKQFIGKEFTASPSPFMRWLNPIVISAEEGQLEFQYTVRPEWLNPMGNLHGGVTAAIFDDVIGATMFSLNEKNFIVTINNSIDYFSTAKENDNIVAETKIIKRGKQFVNAQCEIWNADKTRLIARGTSNLFKISN, from the coding sequence ATGGACAGAGTAGCACAATTAAAACAATTCATCGGAAAAGAATTTACAGCGTCCCCTTCTCCATTTATGAGGTGGCTTAATCCAATCGTGATTTCTGCCGAAGAAGGACAACTGGAATTTCAGTATACGGTAAGACCGGAATGGCTAAATCCAATGGGAAATCTTCACGGTGGAGTTACTGCGGCAATTTTTGATGATGTAATAGGCGCCACCATGTTTTCTTTAAATGAAAAAAACTTTATTGTAACCATAAATAACAGCATCGATTATTTTTCAACAGCAAAAGAAAATGATAATATTGTAGCTGAAACTAAAATCATCAAAAGAGGGAAGCAATTTGTAAACGCGCAGTGCGAAATATGGAACGCAGACAAAACGCGCTTAATTGCAAGAGGAACCTCTAATTTATTCAAAATCAGTAATTAA
- the fabF gene encoding beta-ketoacyl-ACP synthase II has translation MKRVVITGLGAVTPLGNNVEEFWQNSINGVSGANKITHFDTGKFKVHFACEVKNFDPKDHLTHHEIKRSDLFSQYAMYSTAEALKDSGLELENMDPFDTGVIWGTGQGGMWTFESEVMEFTKGDGTPRFNPFFVPKFIANMASGMISMKFGLQGINYTTISACATGNTALMDAFNYIRLGKAKVIVSGGSEAAITPASIGGFSIMKAMSTRNDDFSTASRPYDAERDGFVMGEGAGALILEEYEHAKARGAKIYAELVGAAMTADAYHMTAPHPDGVGAIKAMQLALQEAGINTEDIDYINPHATSTPMGDLVELNGINKLFKGSKNLDISATKSMTGHLLGAAGAAEAILSIKAIENGIIPPTINLHKIDENIPKDINIVFGEAKEKNINYALSNAFGFGGHNATLIFKKFS, from the coding sequence ATGAAAAGAGTTGTCATTACAGGTCTTGGCGCAGTGACGCCTTTAGGAAATAATGTCGAAGAATTCTGGCAAAACAGTATCAACGGAGTAAGCGGGGCCAACAAAATCACCCATTTCGATACAGGAAAATTTAAAGTACACTTTGCTTGTGAGGTTAAAAATTTTGATCCGAAAGATCATTTAACACACCACGAAATCAAAAGAAGCGATCTTTTTTCACAATACGCTATGTATTCAACAGCGGAAGCACTGAAAGATTCAGGTCTTGAACTGGAAAACATGGATCCGTTTGACACAGGAGTAATCTGGGGAACAGGGCAAGGAGGAATGTGGACTTTTGAGAGTGAAGTGATGGAATTTACCAAAGGAGACGGAACACCACGTTTTAACCCTTTTTTCGTTCCTAAATTTATAGCCAACATGGCTTCGGGAATGATTTCCATGAAATTCGGACTTCAGGGAATCAATTACACAACAATTTCAGCTTGTGCTACAGGAAATACGGCATTAATGGATGCTTTCAACTATATCAGATTAGGAAAAGCAAAAGTGATTGTAAGCGGTGGTTCTGAAGCGGCCATTACACCTGCTTCAATCGGAGGTTTCTCCATTATGAAAGCAATGTCAACAAGAAATGATGATTTCTCAACAGCGAGTCGTCCTTATGATGCAGAAAGAGACGGATTCGTAATGGGAGAAGGCGCAGGAGCTTTAATCTTGGAAGAGTATGAACACGCCAAAGCAAGAGGCGCAAAAATCTATGCAGAACTGGTAGGAGCAGCAATGACTGCAGACGCCTATCATATGACAGCACCTCATCCGGACGGAGTTGGAGCCATAAAAGCGATGCAACTGGCATTACAGGAAGCGGGAATCAATACAGAAGATATTGATTATATTAATCCTCACGCAACTTCCACTCCAATGGGAGATCTGGTAGAATTGAACGGTATCAATAAACTATTTAAAGGAAGCAAGAACCTTGACATCAGTGCTACAAAATCAATGACGGGGCATTTATTGGGTGCAGCCGGAGCGGCGGAAGCTATTCTTTCGATTAAAGCCATTGAAAACGGAATTATTCCGCCAACAATTAATCTTCATAAGATCGATGAAAATATTCCGAAAGATATCAATATTGTTTTTGGGGAAGCTAAGGAGAAGAATATTAATTATGCACTAAGCAATGCTTTTGGATTTGGAGGACATAATGCAACGTTGATCTTTAAAAAGTTTTCATAA